AGGTTCAGACTCTAGGTCATCTGGTGCCGGTGGTCCCCGTAGTGTTCAGGACCTAAGTGTCCAGCGCTCTCCTGGCGCTACTCAAACAAGTGGTCAAGAGGATGAGACTGGTAAAGCCGCTTCTACCAGGACTCCTATCGGGCCGAGTTCCGATACAGGTGCCGGTGTAAAACCGAATGCGGGTGAATCTACTGATCATAATTCAGGGAAGAAGTCTACTACTCCACAATGCGAAGCAGGCCAAACACTTACGGACAGCTGGAAAGGTGGCAATAAGATATGTATCTCCGAGGAGCGTCTGAAAAAAGCAAAATATTGGGAATCAGCATGGACAAAAGCAAACGAAGCAAAAAATGAAGAAGAAGCAGAGGAAAGAAAAGAGAAAGCTGCGTATGAGCAATATAAACTTCAAATGAATCAAATGACAAATTACCCGCTGTCGCTAGATGGTTATGACTTAAAATCTCCTTTGGACGGTGCAGCTTTGCCGGATGACTCTACAACCCAAAACAGGCAAAAACTTGACGCAAATTTTAAAATAGCCTATGAAAAGATATTACAGAATCAAACACGAGCAGATGATAATATGAACAACAAAATATTTCAATCAGAACAGCGTGGCGAAGCTGACGAGCAAGCCTGGATTAAACGTGAACATAACCAAGACATTTCATTCCACGGTTTTAAAGTTAAACCTTCACGACATGGGTCGCCGATTCCGACTCCGTCCGGATTAACTGGCCAGGTCGTGTCAGATGCAAGTAAAAACGAACGCAGCAATCATGATGACGCAGTAAATCAATATGGGCAACAATGGAAACAATCGGAAGAGCGCATACTGTCTGCAGATGGCTCTCATATTAGCCCACCATTGGAGGGCAAGGCTTTGCCGGATATCTCTGACCTTTTATTACACAAGCAGAACGAGGCTGAAGATAAATGGGCAGAATTGAATTCTGGACCGTTTGTACAGAATGCTAAATATGATGAGGTTTTTGGTAATAAATTCCCAAAGAAGAAACGTACACTTCATTCGCAACTTACACCATTTCTTACGGGCAATTACGTGCCAGATGAACTCCGTGCATATCGGCTCAATGAGAATATTGAAAAAGCTAAAGATGCTTTAAAACGTATATATGCGAGAAATGAATATCAGCGACGTAAGTCGGAATTCATTGGATCACCAACAGCTGACTCCCAAGGCATACAGAAGTCCAGGCCTTTACAATTTCTTGCATATAATGATATTCCGATGGGCTACCCGATTAAGCCGCCAAAGTTGCCAAATACATCTTCGCTGGTGCCCGATGTTGTAGGTTTGACTGTAGACGCTGTTCCCAATGACAAATTTGTGAGGCAACCTCCACTTACAGGTGAGCCGACCGTCTCCCCGCCTAAGTCAACAGAACATGACCCCCCTATTCCCACGCAACTTGACCCTGGGTTTAACAACATATCAATTGGTGGAAGTGAAGCCATTGCACAAAGTGTGACTACCGACTACATACAATCGGCGTTAGTTGACTCGGACCTATCGGTATTCGAACCAATAAAAACCACCAATCTGACTGCGCAACATGACCACGTTGTGACAAAATTGCCAATCACCGTAACATTAGACGACAATATTACTGCGACTATGGCAAGTGTAGCTGGTCAACCGGCTGCTAGTTTAGATGGCAAAAAAGCGACGCACTACGATTATAACAAGAGGCAAATGGATGCGGAAATCCACTATGAGAATCAGAAACTTCAGCACCAGCATGGTCAGCGGCAACGTGAGCTCCAAGCGCTGAATGAGGAATCAATCAAGACCATTGGCGAACAAGAAATGTTAAGAACTGCCGCGAAAATTGAAGCTGATCGCATACATACCTTTAAAGCTTCGAAATTCGACATCTCTCATCGAGTCCCCCCTATTTCCCTAGAAATCACAGAACCTCCGACGGATGATTCGGACGATTTTAAAGACGAAACATTTGACCAATTAGATCCAGTACACGATTCGCAAGTGTACATGGATCCATATTATAATGTTACCGACGATCAATTCGAAATAACGACGGTGGAGCGTTCCAATGACCAATCATACAATGTGGACTTTACGCCTGCGGATGTGTCTTTTGATTTCGCACATAATGATGTATTAGCAACACCAACCTTTACACCACTCCCACCTGATACATCCCTTCAAATCACAAAACCGCCGAAAGATGACAAGGCTTACATCGTGAACCAAGACACATATGAAGCTGCGTCACAACCTTTATTCATTGATATCTACAAGCACACACTTGACGACCCCTCATATGAGTTAAACATAGATGATCCTCCACTTCCCCCAAAACTCCAACCAGTTGATCCTATAGTCCCATCCACCCCCGCCATAAACCTCAACATAGAACCGTTTGACGTTGCGCCTATTTCAATTCCCGAAGACTTCGATCCGCAAATAATTAACC
This sequence is a window from Babesia bigemina genome assembly Bbig001, chromosome : I. Protein-coding genes within it:
- a CDS encoding Ribosome-binding protein 1, coding for MAAKRTSSVTEHGVKLETLKDCLQFLEWLRDTKRSGARTQLAGRLARLLNNKYNNVDRQRIEDALFQFLNEVSKFHHKLCKKADQGTHKPQTTKPALNALLECIPKVLAVMYYLRYHVDKGFAAMGGGDWADDMIGQVEMLARVMPSGSLMKHATNIEKYLITANGDKYGVIPGGFEPSDLKPNTGGGYSVGSAMAADLGNLLDKNRYKENLFLDVYSTTVVGNKGTDTPNIANALRLVRDFCRIFAEVEDEDDFKSHLYTKDKCIKYNQLKSHCAQLKDPLEKIFKGERFSFTGYGRLFKDLNKQNIAKKMASWFRTNLDDVLSKLTLIKSISSLKGINSRSFQKGKISSVEHAKALANYFNENFFRYGFTFYGHDFNKWSNTYEVLKTDWDGVIGVMKDKSEGLEELVQILNGEVCKLQDREETQKGKEQGTEDKNEDEKDEDEESEDEEDAPLDDKDSPPVKTEATKTEAAKPTAPKVDGTPNQGKKAEGAQNQGKKAEGDPPASSPSSKPTQPSSSTGSDSRSSGAGGPRSVQDLSVQRSPGATQTSGQEDETGKAASTRTPIGPSSDTGAGVKPNAGESTDHNSGKKSTTPQCEAGQTLTDSWKGGNKICISEERLKKAKYWESAWTKANEAKNEEEAEERKEKAAYEQYKLQMNQMTNYPLSLDGYDLKSPLDGAALPDDSTTQNRQKLDANFKIAYEKILQNQTRADDNMNNKIFQSEQRGEADEQAWIKREHNQDISFHGFKVKPSRHGSPIPTPSGLTGQVVSDASKNERSNHDDAVNQYGQQWKQSEERILSADGSHISPPLEGKALPDISDLLLHKQNEAEDKWAELNSGPFVQNAKYDEVFGNKFPKKKRTLHSQLTPFLTGNYVPDELRAYRLNENIEKAKDALKRIYARNEYQRRKSEFIGSPTADSQGIQKSRPLQFLAYNDIPMGYPIKPPKLPNTSSLVPDVVGLTVDAVPNDKFVRQPPLTGEPTVSPPKSTEHDPPIPTQLDPGFNNISIGGSEAIAQSVTTDYIQSALVDSDLSVFEPIKTTNLTAQHDHVVTKLPITVTLDDNITATMASVAGQPAASLDGKKATHYDYNKRQMDAEIHYENQKLQHQHGQRQRELQALNEESIKTIGEQEMLRTAAKIEADRIHTFKASKFDISHRVPPISLEITEPPTDDSDDFKDETFDQLDPVHDSQVYMDPYYNVTDDQFEITTVERSNDQSYNVDFTPADVSFDFAHNDVLATPTFTPLPPDTSLQITKPPKDDKAYIVNQDTYEAASQPLFIDIYKHTLDDPSYELNIDDPPLPPKLQPVDPIVPSTPAINLNIEPFDVAPISIPEDFDPQIINRPELKMCLAPWATQTSTPGSTDIPETELFPSQAPRTVRDMLQWLAGLKNEKHHKTLKQCIKKAFTGSHKDTSQLALSINHNNILPDHVLDILQLTAMFAGSVLTSIAPNWRASVASRTVKPMSNQSDEPDCCALLCQLRDYAYACHHQLTFLKAQCKRDKLSGGWMGCQYGSDVKTSSPLQAFLTDRWDSTFKTHLFDPCNPCLKIRVKMGFRMEDLPNDSPTGNTLSTILTPSCGGEDHDALLRTKW